From the genome of Scytonema hofmannii PCC 7110, one region includes:
- a CDS encoding bifunctional pantoate--beta-alanine ligase/(d)CMP kinase, producing the protein MRLLSTVAALRCYLAKRRFEIQPSNTEKLLQYEITARSKTAVGLVPTMGALHQGHISLIERARQENTTVIVSIFVNPLQFGPNEDYQRYPRTLDRDLQLCEQFGVDAIFSPSPEEMGVIEKNIQESIDTQVTPPSAMISGLCGRSRVGHFQGVTTIVTKLFNLVQPDRAYFGQKDGQQLAVIRRLVADLNFPIEIVACPTVREASGIALSSRNQYLSAELHQQAAVLYRSLQQAQAVFHRGVRNSQTLLSVVQQEIAMASSVLVEYIELVEPNTLMPIETIEEEGMLAIAARLGSTRLIDNIILRDRKPIIAIDGPAGAGKSTVARQVAGKLGLVYLDSGAMYRAVTWLVLQKGIPLEDECAIAEVANQSFIKLTPNEDLQTPVRVWINGTDVTQVVRTMEVTSKVSTVAAQSSVRQALVKIQQSWGKKGGLVAEGRDIGTQVFPDAEVKIFLTASVSERARRRQEDYKRLGQPEVSLEQLERDIAERDWKDSTRKVSPLKKAADAFEINTDGMSVAQVIETIVEFYQQQLS; encoded by the coding sequence GTGCGATTGCTGTCAACTGTTGCTGCTTTACGCTGCTATTTAGCTAAACGCCGTTTTGAAATTCAACCTTCAAACACAGAAAAACTACTGCAGTACGAGATAACCGCAAGGTCTAAAACAGCAGTTGGTTTGGTTCCCACTATGGGGGCTTTGCATCAGGGTCATATTAGTTTAATTGAACGTGCGCGACAAGAAAATACCACGGTGATTGTGAGTATCTTTGTCAATCCACTGCAATTTGGTCCTAACGAAGATTATCAACGCTACCCCCGCACTTTAGACCGCGATCTGCAATTGTGCGAACAGTTTGGGGTAGATGCAATTTTCTCTCCTTCTCCGGAAGAAATGGGAGTTATCGAGAAGAATATACAAGAATCTATTGATACACAAGTTACCCCACCATCTGCTATGATATCTGGCTTATGTGGTCGTTCTCGAGTGGGTCATTTTCAGGGTGTAACGACTATTGTAACCAAGCTTTTTAACTTGGTACAACCAGATCGCGCCTATTTTGGTCAAAAAGATGGTCAGCAACTTGCCGTTATTAGACGGTTGGTTGCCGATTTGAATTTTCCGATAGAGATTGTTGCTTGTCCAACGGTACGGGAAGCATCGGGTATTGCTTTGAGTTCTCGCAACCAATATTTGAGTGCAGAACTTCATCAGCAAGCAGCAGTGCTGTATCGCAGCTTGCAACAAGCTCAGGCAGTGTTTCACAGAGGTGTTCGCAATAGTCAAACTCTTTTATCAGTAGTCCAGCAAGAAATAGCAATGGCGAGTTCTGTTTTAGTGGAATATATTGAATTGGTTGAACCAAATACATTGATGCCTATAGAAACAATAGAGGAGGAAGGGATGCTGGCGATCGCAGCTCGTCTTGGTTCTACACGCTTGATTGATAATATTATCCTGCGCGATCGCAAACCCATCATCGCAATAGATGGACCTGCGGGCGCGGGAAAATCCACTGTCGCCCGTCAGGTGGCGGGGAAACTTGGTCTAGTTTATTTAGATTCAGGGGCAATGTATCGTGCTGTGACTTGGTTGGTGCTGCAAAAGGGAATTCCCCTTGAGGATGAGTGCGCCATAGCAGAAGTCGCAAACCAAAGTTTTATAAAACTTACCCCTAACGAGGACTTACAGACTCCGGTGAGGGTTTGGATTAACGGGACTGATGTTACCCAGGTAGTTCGTACCATGGAGGTGACATCCAAGGTTTCCACAGTAGCAGCACAGAGTTCTGTACGTCAAGCTTTGGTGAAGATACAACAAAGTTGGGGTAAAAAAGGAGGTTTAGTTGCTGAGGGCAGGGATATTGGAACTCAAGTTTTTCCTGATGCCGAGGTAAAAATTTTCTTAACTGCTTCTGTGAGTGAGCGTGCTCGCCGACGTCAGGAAGATTACAAAAGACTTGGTCAACCTGAAGTTAGTTTAGAGCAATTAGAACGCGATATTGCCGAAAGGGACTGGAAAGATAGCACGCGCAAAGTTTCTCCCCTAAAGAAAGCGGCAGATGCTTTTGAGATTAATACTGACGGTATGAGTGTGGCTCAAGTGATTGAAACAATTGTTGAATTCTACCAGCAACAGTTGTCTTAG